Below is a genomic region from Terriglobia bacterium.
CTTTGATCGCTTCCACCGCTACCTTGGCCTTGAGTGTCCCATCATACCGCTTCCGCTCTCTTTTCATCGCTCGCTCCTCCGAGGCGGCAGCGATTTTACACCTTAATCACCTGTCCAGTTTTTGGGGTACACCATAAACTGCTTCGTATATGCAAATCGTCGCATATGCATTTCTCCCAATCATCTTGCCTGGCTTTTTGGCCGCACTCATACCTCGGCGCGTTACGGACATAGTTGATGCTCCGTAATCGATTGTTGCGTGGATGTCGGGAGATCACTTTTTGCCCCCATTGCAGCAAAGGAGGGAAGTTCCAATATTTCATGGTGATCCAATCGCTTACTCGGCCAATTATTTTTCAATAGCCAGTTCCGGGCGGTTAGTGGTGTTTCCGGCAGCGCGGCGGAATGATGCGGCAGCATAGGCCACTTGTCCGGTAAGCCGATTATACCGCCGGCTACAGATTTCTTTGCCGTGTTGCGATGCGAAGGAGTATAATGGTAGCAAATTCAAATGCATCCAAACGCGTGGAAGGAAGTGCCCAGTGAAGCCGACGATTGGTACTGGTTCCAGCGGCACCGAGGGCGAAGGTCCCCAGGGACTGCTTGGCTTACTCATCTCTGTCGCATTTGCATATATCTTCGTGTTTGTTATTTTCGTGCCGGAAAGTGCCTACGGCTGGTTTGTGCCCCTGTTTATTGCGGTGGAAATCGGTACCGCGGTCTTGTACCTCGTGGCTGACCGGCGCTCGCGTGCCGAGACTGATCGGATGCTGAGAGATTTGCATCAGATCAACGAGAAAACCGACCATTGAGATCTACAATCCTCCGGCGCGCTAGGTCGAAGGCGCAAGTTCTCATTGTACGAGTATGCCACTTTTCGCCCCCTGATCCAACACAGCGGGTCCGTAACTTCCCAGATCGCGACTTCGTGGGAGTTTCGCGGATTTGCGTTAGATAGTTAGGGAAAGAAGCTTCAGTTTTCGACTGGCAACATCCAGCGCTATAAAACGGACTCGAACCGATTGTGATCGTCATGCCGGAGATGCCGTAACGCGATTCGAAGCCTGTCTTGGCTGAGATTGTTCGGCTGGTAGCCCCTCGTCCCCGCATAATACTTCTGTAAGACCGGCAAGGCGCGTGGATCGTCAAGCTGGCCCAACGTCCAGACGGCGTCATTTCTGTCCTGCAGATAGCATGATTCGCACTCTACCATCGCGATAAGGGCTTCGACTCGCTTGCCGTGAAAATATGACTGTGCTTTTTGACTGCAGGCTCTTATTCCCGAACCGATCGACAATTCGGCGATGGCAACTATGGTGAACAGCACCGGCGCGAGGATCACAAAGACTCCGATTGTGCACTTTACCCAATTGTGTCGCATGATTGCCCCCTGCAGATGCTGCGCATGTAACCTGCAGTGTGTGTCTCGCGAAATGTATTCGGAGCACCTGTGGATTTCCTCATTATAATCCGCTGTTGCAGCCGTTTATAGCTGAATTTGATGCACTTGTAGAAATCTCTGGCTCCCACGCTTGGGCACGTGAACGATAAACGCGTATACGGACACTTGCCCCTGGGGATGGTTGCCGCCCTATCGGGAACCTTCCGAATGCTTTCATCCATCCTCGTCCGAGAGGAGGTTGTCCCGACGTACATTGACCACTTTTTCACGTCCTTCCAATCGGACCCTGATCCTGATGCAAGTGCGATAGACCTGTTCTATCACACCAGGGGTGCGCTGAAGCCGCCAGTCTGTCAGGAAAGAGCGCCTCGGCAGGTGTTCCGTAGATGGACCTATTTTTTCGTATAGATGTAATCTCCACCCTGACGTTTTGGAATGGTAGACGAGGTGGACTCCGAGGTGGATTTTACCTTGAGGGTTTTGCCGTTGTCGGTCAATTCCAGACGGTCGATTTCGGTGACTTTCTCATCGCCGCGCTCCGTTAGGCGGACTAATTCAAGAACCTTGCCGCCGTCCAGCCATTTCGCCTTTTCGGTCGTCCTGACTTGGTGAGAAGATTCCGGAGCCGGCACACCGATAGAGTTCAATGTCGCCTCCTTGGTGGTCTCGCTGCCATCCAGCTTATAGGTTTTCGTGCCTCGCTTCGAGCCGGAGGACTCTGGTCCAAATTGAATTACGTCATCGACCGAGATTGAGATTTCCTTGTCGTTTTGCGTGATAGTCCAAATACTTTGTGCGAGTGGTCCCTGGGACTTGCTGTGATCCAAGACCCAGGTGCCCGAGAAATCAGTGATGGCAGCAGCCGCCGAGCACAGGCCGAGGATGGACACACCGAATATAGAAGACAGGATAGACATTTTCTTCTTCATGATTTCTCCTAAGTCAGAAGTGTCACTTATATCTGAACCACCGCATGGAAGCGGAAGCCCCGTTTAGAAGAATCAACCCGGCATCAGGCACAGCCGGAGGATACCGGAAACATCACTGTCACCGCCTGTTCAATGCCGCACGATACCCTGGGCGTGCGCGCACAGTGACGTTGGGGCGGTCCACCTGAACACGAATATGTCGGTAAGAACCGTCATGCGACGCGTTGATTGGGTAGTAACCGATCTCATACTGCTGACGCAAATCTTCGGCGATCTGCAAAAAGGCATGCCTTAGCTCGTCAATAGTTTTCGCCTGGTAAGCGCGCGCCCCTGTGCGCTCAGGCAGGTCAGCAAGGTATTGGGATGCCTGACGGTATGCTTCCATTCCGACCGCGGAAGCATTGGTGGTCTGAGCGCCGAGCGCCCTGCCGTTGATTTTGAGCGACCCCGGCGCTACCGGCACGTCGGTCGATGTGTCGTAATGAATTGTGTAGATCAGAGCTCCGGATTCTTCGGAAAGCTTAAGGCTTCGCGATGCGTCAGCCAGCCTGCTCTCCGTGTCGACACCGTCCGTAAAAAGAACAATGGCTTTACGTGCCACAACCCGGCTGAGCCGCTCGGTGAGTACGAGGTCCAGAGCATCAAAAAGCCTTGTTCCCCCGCCGGCACGCGTTTGGCCGATCGCTTGCTCAAGCTGAGCGCGGTCGCCGGTGAATTCCGCGTTCACATAAACCTCGCTGTTTAAGGAGACGACCATCAATCGGTCCTGATCCTGTAGCTGGGCAGCAAAAGCCCCCGCAGCGCTCCGGACATCCTCATGCCTGAGACTCATGCTGCTGGAGGTGTCGAGCAACAGCGCAACGCTAAACGGCGCCTCCGCAGAACTGAAATGGCTGATCTCTTGCTCTACGTCATCCTCAAAAACATGAAAATCGCGCCGCGCCAGATCCGGTGTGAACTGGCCTTGACCATCAAGCACAGTTAGCGGAACCACGACCAGCGATGTATCGACCTTGATGGTGGTTCCAGCTCCTGCAGCCGATGGCAGGTCCGATACAGACCTTTTATCATCGGGAGCTCGCTTTTTCTCTGCCTCAACTTGTGCCTGCCGATTCGCGGCTGGCGGACGTTCGGACCGCTGTTTCTTCAATACCTCATCGTGAAACTTCTTGACCAGAGCCCGTGCGGCGGATTGCTGCGCAGGACTGGTGCACTTAGGCGAGAATCCCATGCCGTTTGCGTAACCCTGCCACTGGGCGGCATCGCTCAATGTCAAGACATCTTTCCTGACCTGCATGTACGCAGCCGCCGGCATTACAAACACAAATACCTGCACGAGTTGTTTTGAATATGGCGAGTCTCCATAGCTGCCATAGGCGACCTTGGCACTTTCTCCAGTCGCTGGATCGGGATTTGATGCCTGTATCCATATGGCTGGGTACTTGCTGAAAGCAAAAAACACGAAATCGGCGCCCTCGGCGGTCGGCGCGATTCTAAACTTCTTTTGTGCCCTGAACTCATCCTCGATTTTGGTCTTGAGCAGGGGGTCGGTGCTTATCAACGGATTGCCCGACAGGGCAGACCGCTCAAGCGTCTTGGGTCCGGGACTCGACTGAGGCTGCCGCGAGCCCCGATACAAGGTCCGCTCGCTTGTCGAGTCGCATGATGCCTGGATCACATTGCGGAAATATCTATCGCCAAGCACGTTTTCCACTTGGCTGGAAGTTTTCACCGCCATTACGAATACGGATTGGGTGGCCTTGAATTCGATCTGGCGAATGTCCTCCGCTTGCTGCGCGTCGGCAGCAAATATGCATACCACAATTGCCGTCAGCATGACCTGTATTTGCCCGCGACTCACGGACTCTGCTCCCAAAGAAGAACGGACAGCTTCTTGCGATGCCTATGGTAGTTCCTATGTCTTATTCTTGCCAACTGGTCGCAAAGTTCCATTATTTTGTATGCAGTTGCTAATACAGAGAACAAGACGAAAGCATGAGTTAGCGGAAGTGTGTCCAAATCCCTCGAGTCATGGAGGCTTTGGAGGCGTATATGGAAACGAACGTGTAGGAAGTTTAAACTGCCTGACTTCTGCGGCCCACCCGGGTACGACCGCAAGTGAGGGTGGCCCGCTGGTTCTGATGAAAGGCGATGGATGAAACCGCTCCGCGGTAGCCGGTGCCACTCTCCTTTGGTGCTCAAATCGGCCACATCTCGGCACAGGTCGCCAAGCGGCTGACGAATGAAAATGTTCCGCGCGAGCCGCATTCCCACATCCGGCGGCAGGAACTCAACCGCGCCGCGGCAGCGCTGGAGCCGAAGTTCCTTAAGAGCGTGCTAATCACGACTCCAGGAGACACGGATGGCGCGACTGTACAATAAAGTAATCCGTGCAGCGCGGAACGACGGGGCTGGCAAGTGTTCCTGCAAATCAAACCCGACTTACCACAACGCCGTATCTGGGGGGATTGCCTATATTTCAATTGGAAAACCCCTGCAAAAGGCGCAGTATCATAGCCATTTAAGTGAAGATGATGGTTCGGGAAACATAAATGAGGGCTTCAGCATTGACACCGCAGAACAGCACCCAGCGCATAGCGCACTACTTGGCAGGTTTCAGCGCATCCAGTTTTCGTTCGATCCGATCCAACTGATCTCGATTTTCCTCAATCTCCCAGATGAAATGCTCAGCAAACCACCTCACCATTTGAATCGAATAGTCCGGAACATAGTTGCCCGGCAAACATCGTTCCAGCAGAGCTTCAGCAAGATTATATTCTCGCAACGCGTCATCTAATTCCACAATTTCCTCGCTCACAGAGACATTTGGAAATGAAACATAACCTTCCTCATCCGCATGAGGATGACCTGGAATGTATCGTATAATTGGAGATGCCTCATCGCTCACAACGGATGCGTTCCCATCCTTATCGATCAAAAATTCTTTTCTCCGATAAGGATTAACTTTCCCCTTGGCATCCCGTGTGGTATTGACATTCATCAAATTTTCCAGGTTCACTCTCATCCGCGTCTTCATAAGCCCAAGAAATTTGACGACTGCAGGAATGGTTTCCGGCGTTTCCTGCACATATATTCGCAACAATCCGTTCGCATCCGTTTCCAATTTTGCGCCTCGGTCCCGAAGAAACTTCACAAATGTGCTATCCTTGACCTGACCTTCAAGCATTGTGTAATACTTCGCACGCTCGCCTCCATGAACATATTCCTGTCCCTGACACGCCGCGAACAGGAACCAAAGCGCCGTCAGCCGAAGCGATGGTTACCTCCATGCCTACCAGAAGACACGGCTCGTAATCGTTGGGAGGTGACTACTTTTAGGCACCCGATAGCAACACAAAGCAACACAGGGAGTCGGATGTTTCGGGCATTTTGTGCCGCTCAAAACTGGTGAGGCGAAAACGAAATCATGGAACAGAGCAAGAATAGAGCTGCATCCAGGGGTCTCCGGATGGAACCGGGCGTCCGCCATCCGGACGGCATGATCACGTACCCTGCAGCACTTGTTCAGCCAAAAGAGAGTACGGAAGTTCCTGGCTCTCAGCTGCCGGTCGGGGCCAGTGCTACTTCCCGGCCGAGGCCTGCCAGTTCACCAGAACACTAATGGAGGAGCGCTCGGTTTGGGTCTGTTCCGGCAGCGTGTTCACCAGAAAACGGCCGTCGCGCGCGGCCACGTATCGATTCCGCCGTCCCCCACCGGCAAAGCGGGCCTCGAACAGGACGCGCGGGACGCCCGCTTCGAAGCTGGCGCCGTCCGTCTTCACCGGGACCGCCAGAAGCTTGTTGCCGGACACGTAATAAAGCTCTTTGCCGTCGTACCTCCATTGGGGCTCGGATCCGCCGGCGGGCGAGACCTGCCATCTGCCGCCAGAGGGCGGAAAGGGCTGGACGTAGACCTGGGGCTGCCTGCCGGACTCATTCGAAGTATAAGCAAGGAAATTCGACTTGGGTGACAACTGGCTTTGCCGCTCCAAAAACTCGGTGGCGCGGACCGGGAAGGGTTTGCGCTCCGCTCCGGGGCCCATCGGAAGGGCGAAGATCGAGAGCTCGGGACCTCCCTCAACCGGTTGATTGAAAAACAGGTAGCCACCATCTTTGGACCAGTCCTCCATATTCTTCGGCATGGAGGAAACCAACAGGGGCTCGTCCTGGCCCGTGCCACTGGCTGATTTTACGTAGAGATCCCGCACACCTTTGCGGTCCGAGGTCCAGGCGATCCGACTGCCATCCGGCGACCAGGCGGGGTCCATGTCGTTGGCTGGATCGAAGGTGAAGCGGGTCCTGGGGCCGCGGTTCAGATCAAGGATCCAGATATCCCGCGTTTTCGTGGACGGATCATAAATATCCACGGCCAATCGGCTGTCATCGGGTTCAAGGGCGAGACTGCCGTAATAGGCTGGCGGTCCAACCGCTCCGATGCGCCGGCCAGAGGCATCAAACCAAACCAGCTCCGAGACGGTACGGGCGGGCGCTGTGACCCATGCGAGGACGCCATTGCCGGAAGCCGAGAACTGATAGAGGTTGTTGACATTCGCCCGCACCGGTCCACCGACCATCCGGGGCTCACCGGCGAATTTCATGCTTCTCACATCCAGCTTCTGCGCGAACACCATGCCCTCGCGGGGGAACAACAGAGAATCGGGCGGCACGAACTGAAGCAACGCGGATTGAAGCGGCAGTTCACCCGACTCTTTGCCGTCAAGGGATCCCCATTTTGCCTGCAGTTGACCCTGCGTTAGACCGGTGATGTAGACGAAGCGCTTTTCATCGGGCAGGAACACCGGGGCGATGTGGTCCAATTCCCGCTTCTTGGGGTCGAGCATGGTCACCAATTCAGGAGCTCCGCCTTGCGCGGGCACTCGCATGAGCCCCCTGCGCTTTCCTCCAAGAAGGATTACGTCGTCCCGGTTCCAGTCTGCGTAGGTCACATCGGCTAGTACCGTGCAGAGTGTCTGGGGCTGTCCTCCGGCGAGGTCCACTCGTTTGAGGCGTCCGTCGACAAAGAACCCGATGTTCCGGCTGTCTGGGGACCAGAACAGGTCCGTCGCCCCCTCCGTTCCCGGGACCGACACCGGTTCGGAAGAGTTCAGCCTGCGAACGTAGATCTGGGGTCTCCCGCCGGGTGAAGCGACGCTGAAGGCGATGCGCTCGCCGTCAGGCGATACCCTCGGTTCCCGCAAGGTGGTGTCTTCGGGGCCTACGATAGTGAATCGGACGGGACGCGCCGCCTCGGGAGCGCGGTGCAAAGCCAGGTATCCGAGAGCCGCTGCCGCAGTTAACAGCACGCCGGCGGTGATCCACCCGGCCCGTGCATGCGGTCTCGCGAAGGCCGGGGCGCCGGTCGATTCCTGCACCCCTTGCAAGGCGTGCTTGAGATCCCGGGCGGACTGCCAGCGATCGTCCGGATCTTTCGCCAGGCAGGTCTTCACCACACGCTCGAGCGCGGGCGAGGTC
It encodes:
- a CDS encoding VWA domain-containing protein, with product MSRGQIQVMLTAIVVCIFAADAQQAEDIRQIEFKATQSVFVMAVKTSSQVENVLGDRYFRNVIQASCDSTSERTLYRGSRQPQSSPGPKTLERSALSGNPLISTDPLLKTKIEDEFRAQKKFRIAPTAEGADFVFFAFSKYPAIWIQASNPDPATGESAKVAYGSYGDSPYSKQLVQVFVFVMPAAAYMQVRKDVLTLSDAAQWQGYANGMGFSPKCTSPAQQSAARALVKKFHDEVLKKQRSERPPAANRQAQVEAEKKRAPDDKRSVSDLPSAAGAGTTIKVDTSLVVVPLTVLDGQGQFTPDLARRDFHVFEDDVEQEISHFSSAEAPFSVALLLDTSSSMSLRHEDVRSAAGAFAAQLQDQDRLMVVSLNSEVYVNAEFTGDRAQLEQAIGQTRAGGGTRLFDALDLVLTERLSRVVARKAIVLFTDGVDTESRLADASRSLKLSEESGALIYTIHYDTSTDVPVAPGSLKINGRALGAQTTNASAVGMEAYRQASQYLADLPERTGARAYQAKTIDELRHAFLQIAEDLRQQYEIGYYPINASHDGSYRHIRVQVDRPNVTVRARPGYRAALNRR
- a CDS encoding protein kinase, giving the protein MIGKSLSHYRITEKLGAGGMGVVYRAEDTKLDRQVAIKVLPDIFNSDPERLARFEREAKLLASLNHPNIATIHGLEQAEGQQFLVMEYVEGRPPKGPLPETEAVKIGIEIAAALDAAHRRGIVHRDLKPGNILVSKSGVKLLDFGLAKLQASGPQAISETTLTQPLTGEGAVLGTPQYMAPEQVEGMPADARTDIFAFGCVLYEMLTGRRAFDGKSPASVAAAILAGEPPRIHELQPMTSPALERVVKTCLAKDPDDRWQSARDLKHALQGVQESTGAPAFARPHARAGWITAGVLLTAAAALGYLALHRAPEAARPVRFTIVGPEDTTLREPRVSPDGERIAFSVASPGGRPQIYVRRLNSSEPVSVPGTEGATDLFWSPDSRNIGFFVDGRLKRVDLAGGQPQTLCTVLADVTYADWNRDDVILLGGKRRGLMRVPAQGGAPELVTMLDPKKRELDHIAPVFLPDEKRFVYITGLTQGQLQAKWGSLDGKESGELPLQSALLQFVPPDSLLFPREGMVFAQKLDVRSMKFAGEPRMVGGPVRANVNNLYQFSASGNGVLAWVTAPARTVSELVWFDASGRRIGAVGPPAYYGSLALEPDDSRLAVDIYDPSTKTRDIWILDLNRGPRTRFTFDPANDMDPAWSPDGSRIAWTSDRKGVRDLYVKSASGTGQDEPLLVSSMPKNMEDWSKDGGYLFFNQPVEGGPELSIFALPMGPGAERKPFPVRATEFLERQSQLSPKSNFLAYTSNESGRQPQVYVQPFPPSGGRWQVSPAGGSEPQWRYDGKELYYVSGNKLLAVPVKTDGASFEAGVPRVLFEARFAGGGRRNRYVAARDGRFLVNTLPEQTQTERSSISVLVNWQASAGK